Proteins found in one Lachancea thermotolerans CBS 6340 chromosome C complete sequence genomic segment:
- the AKL1 gene encoding serine/threonine protein kinase AKL1 (similar to uniprot|P38080 Saccharomyces cerevisiae YBR059C AKL1 Ser-Thr protein kinase) yields the protein MSKSEASSHEVVSGANSSRSATLPVLERLKTGSQVIVGNHRVEIVKYLAEGGFAHIYVVKFVEYANELEQAPSITLKVGETACLKRVLVTDENGLNEMRNEVSVMKQLSGCPNIVQYYDSHASRSRDGVPGFEVMLLMELCPNNSLLDYMNQRLTTKLSEQEILKIMFDVTRALAQMHYLPIPLIHRDVKIENVLVDGDNNFKLCDFGSTSTCLPVANTHQEIAVLTNNIYIHTTPQYRSPEMIDLYRCLPIDEKSDIWALGIFLYKLLFYTTPFELTGQFAILHSKYEFPINNYSSKLINLIIIMLAENPNLRPNIYQIMDNLCSIMKVENPIEDKYGMGPYSFEKYSAYQAKLQKVQYQMYLAYENKQQVDILNDLFINCFEVAPKQPVNVGQKGSHRESQVAAGPQVAELSETGNEGTPAGEEDIGLVQRQFPSVEDLDQYLHTETKRESGRQNSSNIGSLEGSSHSSSKTDLAGAQGSISKLAGNSTNPAQPAVPNPGALSMARESTARSSNSVKQHKPTNPFPYIQNEREVYSLDQDSNSVFHDDGLNTNTEEQFFSQEPVSASAADLKLGQDQAQRSSANVQQPMPTHHFQEQIRDPNVEKIGAFSQYFSATPAPAVHSTTNEPNQTEVPQYYAYQGSQSKNTQPQPQPQPQPQPQPQEQQQQQIKQQQQQQQIQQQLQQQRLQQQQQQQQQQQQQQRQKLQQQQLQQQQLQNQQLQQQQLQQQQLKENEKELLVDFSPAAKKEPQKLDLTYDKVDLSTPRKGGFKEDTNISQQSLASSESYSVELSKSKSESKNRGKTINEVVPQQQQQPRGRRSLDLKYQEMDFSKSPSPDLKLQKVKTITHQQRKSNLGLEAKKSFSRSRKSLDLDHARREAANSSENTSSKRKSFFGKFKS from the coding sequence ATGTCGAAGTCCGAGGCCTCATCCCACGAGGTGGTATCGGGTGCGAATTCGAGTCGTAGCGCAACGCTCCCGGTGCTGGAGCGGCTCAAAACAGGATCACAGGTAATAGTGGGGAACCATCGAGTAGAAATCGTAAAATACCTCGCAGAAGGTGGCTTTGCGCATATCTATGTTGTTAAGTTCGTGGAATATGCGAACGAGCTCGAGCAGGCGCCATCGATCACATTGAAGGTCGGCGAAACCGCCTGCCTCAAAAGAGTGCTGGTTACGGACGAAAACGGCCTTAACGAGATGAGGAATGAGGTGAGCGTCATGAAGCAGCTTTCAGGCTGTCCCAACATTGTGCAATACTATGACTCCCACGCATCTAGATCTCGCGACGGAGTGCCTGGTTTTGAGGTTATGCTATTGATGGAGCTCTGCCCGAACAACTCCCTATTGGATTACATGAACCAGCGCCTGACTACTAAGCTTTCAGAACAGGAGATCCTAAAAATCATGTTTGATGTCACCAGAGCGTTGGCACAAATGCACTACTTGCCGATACCTCTCATCCACCGCGACGTCAAGATCGAAAACGTCCTGGTGGATGGAGATAATAATTTCAAGTTGTGTGACTTTGGAtcaacttcaacttgcCTCCCAGTCGCGAACACTCATCAGGAAATTGCCGTATTAACCAATAACATTTACATTCACACCACGCCACAGTACCGGTCGCCCGAGATGATTGACCTATATAGGTGCCTCCCAATCGACGAGAAATCTGATATATGGGCACTAGGAATATTCCTCTACAAGCTATTGTTCTACACAACCCCTTTCGAACTCACGGGGCAGTTCGCAATTCTGCATTCCAAATACGAATTTCCAATCAACAACTACtcttccaagctcatcaaccTGATTATTATCATGCTGGCAGAGAACCCGAACTTAAGGCCTAACATTTACCAAATTATGGACAATTTATGCTCGATCATGAAAGTTGAAAATCCAATAGAAGATAAATATGGCATGGGACCTTACAGTTTTGAGAAGTACTCGGCATATCAAGCAAAATTGCAGAAGGTGCAGTACCAGATGTATCTTGCCTACGAAAACAAGCAACAGGTTGACATACTGAACGACTTGTTCATTAACTGCTTTGAAGTAGCTCCGAAACAACCTGTAAATGTCGGCCAAAAGGGAAGCCATAGGGAATCTCAAGTGGCCGCTGGGCCACAGGTTGCCGAACTATCTGAAACGGGAAATGAGGGTACTCCTGCTGGCGAGGAAGACATAGGCCTTGTACAGCGGCAATTTCCTTCAGTTGAAGATCTGGATCAATACTTGCACACTGAGACTAAGCGAGAATCAGGGAGACAAAATTCGAGTAACATTGGGAGCCTTGAAGGAAGCTCACATTCTTCGAGTAAAACGGATCTTGCGGGGGCTCAAGGTTCAATTTCTAAGCTTGCAGGAAATTCTACAAACCCCGCACAACCCGCAGTACCGAATCCGGGAGCTTTGAGCATGGCTCGGGAGTCCACGGCGCGCTCTTCTAATTCTGTCAAGCAACATAAGCCCACAAATCCATTTCCATatattcaaaatgaaagagaagTCTACAGTTTGGATCAGGATTCGAATTCGGTATTTCATGACGATGGCTTAAACACCAACACCGAAGAACAGTTTTTTTCGCAGGAACCCGTCTCAGCATCTGCAGCAGATTTGAAGTTAGGGCAGGATCAAGCACAGCGCAGTAGCGCAAATGTGCAGCAGCCTATGCCAACTCACCATTTCCAAGAGCAAATCAGAGATCCTAACGTTGAAAAGATTGGCGCATTCAGTCAATATTTCTCTGCCACACCTGCGCCAGCTGTTCATTCAACGACAAATGAGCCAAACCAGACTGAAGTTCCTCAATACTACGCTTATCAAGGCTCCCAAAGTAAAAACACACAGCCTCAACCTCAGCCCCAACCCCAACCTCAACCTCAacctcaagaacaacagcagcagcagattaaacagcaacaacaacaacagcagattcaacaacagctccagcaacaaCGActgcaacagcaacaacaacagcaacagcagcaacagcagcagcagcgacagaagcttcaacaacaacaattacaacaacaacagctccAAAACCAGCAATtacagcaacaacagctccagcagcagcagcttaaagaaaacgaaaaagaaCTACTGGTCGACTTCTCGCCTGCTGCAAAAAAAGAGCCCCAAAAGCTAGACTTAACTTACGACAAGGTTGACTTATCCACACCCAGAAAAGGCGGTTTCAAGGAAGACACAAACATTTCACAACAAAGTTTAGCTTCAAGCGAGAGTTATTCAGTGGAACTGAGCAAAAGCAAGTCAGAGTCGAAGAATCGTGGAAAAACTATCAATGAAGTTGTCccacagcaacaacaacaaccaAGGGGAAGAAGGTCTTTGGATCTTAAGTATCAGGAAATGGACTTTTCTAAATCGCCCTCTCCTGATCTGAAATTACAGAAGGTCAAGACAATAACACACCAGCAGCGCAAGTCTAATCTCGGGcttgaagccaaaaaaTCTTTCTCCCGTTCGAGAAAGTCGCTTGATCTTGACCACGCTAGACGTGAAGCCGCGAACAGTAGCGAAAATACCTCGAGTAAACGCAAGTCCTTCTTTGGCAAATTTAAAAGCTGA
- the ORC2 gene encoding origin recognition complex subunit 2 (some similarities with uniprot|P32833 YBR060C Saccharomyces cerevisiae ORC2 Subunit of the origin recognition complex), with the protein MSSAEDIVSHEDIQVSGAQSEAQKRLLPIIWRFVGRRARRSGRAGPASPAKRRTSSPVKPEMTPGLQDLESSPTRKRQRDPEKTPMAEPEPSPLKSDTGPSLAMAPESPTKRPSKRGRPRKVKTEPTENIDDYAPASRSQSPLRPRKLMRDELGPDQEGEPGFVTANSSPIKSSHVFSSPAKSPTKPVLKQSPFKIQLNRHFVPTPIPQEGEYKAPKEKHLTYFFDGFEGYIDQKKPLRSHQKSTNTMAMAPQVTREEFSLISNTLNSLLHRSSKEALRQVQRQMFPQYWFELAQGFSLLFYGVGSKRSFLEEFVIDYLSPRLTLSDALNFGSMEEKADHTDRKGEINFNGEDGDNSEGDNADDEGDIDGVPCVVINGYNPTCSYRDAFHSISQVMLQEELGKSETKYWGNHVELQINKMIEVYRDSPPLIKLVVLVHNLDGPMVRKAPFQNMLSSLARVRQIALVASTDHVYAPLLWDHVRAQNFNFIFHDITNYQGYAVESSFSDIMQLGKSSGTTGAEGARYVLESLTSNSKRMYKLLIETQLANMESQGKDSANKRGSHAFGIEFKQFYHLCAAEFIASNEVSLRSMLSEFIEHKMAAMSKDRSGAETLYVPYVYSEMQTLLKDILNV; encoded by the coding sequence ATGTCCAGTGCGGAAGACATAGTATCTCATGAAGACATACAAGTCTCAGGCGCGCAAAGCGAAGCGCAAAAGCGTCTGCTGCCGATAATTTGGAGGTTCGTTGGCCGTCGCGCTCGCAGGTCAGGTCGGGCAGGACCTGCGTCACCCgccaagagaagaactAGCAGTCCCGTTAAGCCCGAGATGACGCCGGGCCTTCAAGACCTAGAGAGCTCTCCAACAAGGAAACGGCAGAGAGACCCTGAAAAAACGCCTATggcagagccagagccGTCGCCGCTCAAATCTGACACGGGCCCCTCACTAGCAATGGCTCCCGAGTCGCCTACGAAGAGGCCTTCAAAACGGGGAAGGCCTAGAAAGGTTAAAACCGAGCCTACTGAGAATATAGACGATTACGCGCCAGCGTCCCGCTCACAGTCTCCTCTGCGGCCCCGAAAACTGATGAGGGATGAGCTAGGGCCCGATCAGGAGGGCGAACCCGGTTTTGTGACGGCAAACTCTTCGCCAATAAAATCCTCACATGTCTTTTCATCGCCAGCCAAGTCGCCTACGAAGCCTGTACTTAAGCAGTCGCCTTTCAAGATCCAGCTTAATCGTCATTTCGTGCCCACGCCCATCCCCCAAGAGGGAGAGTATAAAGCGCCTAAAGAAAAGCACCTCACTTACTTCTTCGACGGCTTTGAAGGTTACATCGATCAGAAAAAACCACTGCGATCACACCAGAAGTCCACGAATACAATGGCAATGGCTCCACAAGTGACACGCGAAGAGTTTTCACTAATCTCTAATACCTTGAACTCATTGCTCCACAGATCCAGCAAAGAAGCGTTGCGACAGGTTCAGCGTCAGATGTTTCCTCAATACTGGTTCGAGCTCGCCCAGGGATTCTCCCTTTTGTTCTATGGTGTCGGGTCAAAGCGGTCGTTTCTGGAAGAGTTTGTCATAGATTATCTCTCCCCTAGGCTCACTCTTTCCGATGCGCTCAACTTTGGTTCCAtggaagagaaagcagATCACACTGACAGAAAAGGCGAAATCAATTTCAATGGCGAGGACGGTGACAACAGCGAAGGCGACAATGCCGATGACGAAGGGGATATAGATGGCGTTCCATGTGTAGTCATAAATGGCTACAACCCTACATGCAGCTACAGAGACGCTTTTCATTCAATATCGCAGGTGATGTTGCAGGAGGAACTCGGCAAATCCGAGACCAAATACTGGGGAAACCACGTCGAGTTGCAGATCAACAAAATGATAGAAGTCTACCGCGACAGCCCGCCCCTCATCAAACTGGTGGTACTGGTGCATAATTTAGACGGGCCCATGGTAAGAAAAgctccttttcaaaacatgcTCAGCTCGCTCGCGCGGGTCCGCCAGATTGCTCTTGTTGCATCGACAGACCATGTTTACGCGCCCCTGCTTTGGGATCATGTCCGCGCGCAAAACTTCAACTTCATATTTCACGACATCACTAATTACCAAGGCTACGCCGTCGAGTCTTCCTTTAGCGACATAATGCAACTGGGCAAGAGCTCAGGAACCACGGGTGCGGAGGGTGCACGCTACGTGCTAGAATCTCTGACAAGCAACTCCAAAAGAATGTACAAACTGCTCATCGAAACCCAACTGGCGAATATGGAGTCACAAGGCAAGGATTCTGCTAACAAGCGTGGATCACACGCCTTCGGAATAGAGTTCAAGCAGTTTTATCACCTCTGCGCTGCTGAGTTCATTGCCTCTAACGAAGTTTCATTACGGTCTATGTTAAGCGAATTTATCGAACATAAGATGGCTGCCATGTCCAAAGACAGAAGCGGCGCAGAGACTCTCTACGTTCCTTATGTATACTCCGAAATGCAGACCCTGCTAAAGGACATACTGAACGTGTAA
- a CDS encoding sphingolipid delta(4)-desaturase family protein (conserved hypothetical protein) codes for MPISHKGLSLGTETMEPPPVDAPLKTLHNFYWSSHKEPHAIRRHAILKSHPQVKKLMGHEPRTKFIVVGVVALQCTVAYLLRNTHPLSLKFWLCAYVIGATANQNIFLAIHELSHNLAFRKPLHNKLFSVFTNTPIGVPYAASFAPYHQLHHKFLGDEVYDTDIPTKFEALVLSNVLGKAFFATFQIFFYALRPMFVTSIPMSLLHLLNVVYQFTFDYVWIHSFGWKSFMYFLISSFLAGSLHPCSGHFIAEHYLLNLEEALAGGKLALKHTPAEDEEIHSTDKSKISRADVEFQHRYALETFSYYGILNVFTWNVGLHNEHHDFPFVPWSRLWELNRMCPEYYQDLPKHDSWCKVLWNFVFTDDVTLYNRVKRVNKEHMN; via the coding sequence ATGCCCATCTCACATAAAGGCCTGTCTCTCGGGACCGAAACAATGGAGCCTCCGCCGGTCGACGCACCTCTCAAAACACTGCACAACTTCTACTGGTCGTCGCACAAGGAGCCGCATGCAATCCGGAGGCACGCAATCTTGAAGTCCCATCCACAGGTGAAAAAACTTATGGGACATGAACCGCGCACCAAGTTCATCGTGGTTGGCGTGGTGGCACTGCAATGTACGGTTGCATACCTGCTGCGCAACACGCATCCCCTGAGTCTGAAGTTCTGGCTGTGTGCATACGTTATCGGCGCAACTGCTAACCAGAATATTTTCCTTGCAATCCACGAGCTTTCGCACAACCTTGCGTTCCGCAAGCCTTTGCATAACAAACTCTTTTCTGTCTTCACGAACACGCCGATCGGTGTCCCATATGCCGCGTCTTTTGCGCCTTACCACCAGCTTCATCACAAGTTTCTGGGTGACGAGGTTTACGACACGGACATTCCCACCAAATTCGAGGCGTTGGTTCTATCTAACGTGTTGGGTAAGGCATTTTTCGCCACAttccaaatcttctttTATGCATTGAGACCCATGTTTGTTACATCCATCCCCATGTCACTTCTACACCTTCTCAACGTTGTGTACCAGTTCACTTTCGATTATGTGTGGATCCATTCGTTTGGTTGGAAGTCATTCATGTACTTCCTGATATCCTCGTTCCTCGCCGGCTCACTTCACCCATGCTCCGGACACTTTATCGCTGAGCACTATCTCTTGAACCTCGAAGAGGCGCTTGCAGGCGGCAAGCTTGCGCTCAAGCACACCCCTGCTGAAGATGAGGAGATTCATTCCACTGATAAGTCCAAGATCAGCCGGGCTGATGTTGAATTTCAGCATCGATATGCTCTGGAGACCTTTTCTTACTACGGCATTTTAAATGTGTTCACCTGGAACGTAGGTCTTCACAACGAACATCACGACTTTCCCTTTGTCCCCTGGTCGAGGTTGTGGGAACTCAACAGGATGTGCCCCGAATATTATCAGGACTTACCCAAGCATGATTCTTGGTGTAAAGTTCTCTGgaactttgttttcacCGATGATGTGACTTTGTACAACAGGGTCAAGCGTGTTAACAAGGAACACATGAATTAG
- the HEM13 gene encoding coproporphyrinogen oxidase (highly similar to uniprot|P11353 YDR044W Saccharomyces cerevisiae HEM13 Coproporphyrinogen III oxidase) codes for MPAPEDPTHLPIRKQMEELIRRKQREITQGLETLDTVKFTPDSWTRGNDGGGGTSMVLQNGTTFEKGGVNVSVVYGQLSPAAISAMKHDHKNLKLPEDPATGLPNTEGVKFFACGLSMVIHPSNPHAPTTHLNYRYFETWNPDGTPQTWWFGGGADLTPSYLYEDDARLFHEMHKKALDKHDAALYPRYKKWCDEYFFIKHRNETRGIGGIFFDDMDDRDPQEILSIVEDCFDAFLPSYLPIIARRKDMPFTEEEKQWQLIRRGRYVEFNLVLDRGTQFGLRTPGSRTESILMSLPVTACWFYDHHPEPGSREDKLLKVLENPVDWV; via the coding sequence ATGCCCGCCCCAGAGGATCCCACCCACTTGCCCATCCGTAAGCAGATGGAAGAGCTCATCCGCCGCAAGCAGCGCGAGATCACCCAGGGCCTCGAGACCCTCGACACCGTCAAGTTCACGCCCGATTCGTGGACCCGCGGCAACgacggcggcggcggcacCTCCATGGTCCTGCAGAACGGCACCACCTTCGAGAAGGGCGGTGTCAACGTCTCTGTCGTCTACGGCCAGCTCTCGCCCGCGGCCATCTCCGCCATGAAACACGACCACAAGAACCTCAAGCTGCCCGAGGACCCGGCCACCGGCCTGCCCAACACGGAAGGCGTCAAGTTCTTCGCCTGCGGCCTCAGCATGGTCATCCACCCCTCCAACCCTCACGCCCCCACCACCCACCTCAACTACCGCTACTTCGAGACCTGGAACCCCGACGGCACTCCGCAGACCTGGTGGTTCGGCGGTGGCGCCGACCTCACCCCCTCCTATCTTTACGAAGACGACGCCCGCCTCTTCCACGAGATGCACAAGAAGGCCCTCGACAAGCACGACGCCGCCCTCTACCCTCGCTACAAGAAGTGGTGCGACGAGTACTTCTTTATCAAGCACAGAAACGAGACCCGTGGTATCGGCggcatcttcttcgacgACATGGACGACCGCGACCCCCAGGAGATCCTGTCCATCGTCGAGGACTGCTTCGACGCCTTCCTGCCCTCCTACCTGCCCATCATCGCCCGCAGAAAGGACATGCCTTTCACCGAGGAGGAGAAGCAGTGGCAACTAATCCGCCGCGGCCGCTATGTCGAGTTCAACCTGGTGTTGGACAGAGGCACCCAGTTCGGCCTGCGCACCCCGGGCTCCCGCACGGAGTCCATCCTAATGAGTCTGCCCGTGACCGCGTGCTGGTTCTACGATCACCACCCAGAGCCCGGCTCCCGCGAGgacaagctcttgaaggTGCTGGAAAACCCGGTGGACTGGGTCTAA
- the RPC11 gene encoding DNA-directed RNA polymerase III core subunit RPC11 (highly similar to uniprot|Q04307 Saccharomyces cerevisiae YDR045C RPC11 RNA polymerase III subunit C11) has translation MSLPVDELRNQRNRGAKMLSFCPHCHNMLVISQADSGAYALQCGACPYAFPIEGVEVYDRKTLPRKEVDDVLGGGWDNVDQTAVQCPNYDECGGERAYFFQLQIRSADEPMTTFYKCVSCGNRWREN, from the coding sequence ATGAGCTTACCAGTCGATGAGCTCCGAAACCAGCGAAACAGAGGCGCCAAGATGCTGTCGTTCTGTCCTCACTGCCACAATATGCTCGTGATATCGCAAGCGGATAGCGGAGCGTACGCGCTCCAATGCGGTGCGTGTCCTTACGCGTTTCCAATCGAGGGCGTTGAGGTGTACGACCGGAAGACACTTCCCAGGAAGGAAGTGGACGATGTGCTCGGCGGTGGCTGGGACAATGTGGACCAAACCGCAGTGCAGTGTCCAAACTACGATGAATGTGGCGGTGAGAGGGCATactttttccagcttcagaTCAGATCTGCGGATGAGCCCATGACGACCTTCTACAAGTGCGTGAGCTGCGGCAACAGATGGAGAGAGAATTGA